TGCTGACGCGGACGTAGTCCACGACGAGTTGCTGCGGGAAGGAGGTGCTGCCGTCGGGGTCGCCGGGCCAGTAGCCGCCGACCGCGAGGTTGAGGATCAGGAAGAACGGCTTGTTGAACACCCACTGCCGGCCGCCGAGGTCGGCGGGCGTGCGCCGCTGGTAGACGTTGCCGTCGACGGACCAGGTGATCTCGTCCGGCGACCAGTCGACGGCGAAGGTGTGGAACCCGTTCGCGAACTGCTGCCCGCCGGGCAGCGTGTACCCGCCGCCGATGCCGCCGGACCCGGAGTACCCGGGGCCGTGCAGGGTGCCGTGGACGGTGCCGGGCTCGAAGCCGACGTTCTCCATCACGTCGATCTCGCCGCTGGCCGGCCAGCCGACCTGGCCGATGTCGTCGCCGAGCATCCAGAACGCGGGCCACATGCCCTGGCCGCGGGGGAGTTTCATCCGGGTCTCGACGTGGCCGTACGTGGTGGTGAAGCGGCCGGAGGTGTTGAGCCGGGCGGAGGTGTACTCGCACCGGCCGTACCAGCACTGGTAGTTGCCCGGGTTCTCGCGCCGGGCGGTGATGACCAGGTTCCCCTGGCCGTCGAGCGCGGCGTTGGCGTTGCCGGCGGTGTAGTACTGCCGCTCATGGTTGTTGACG
The Streptomyces sp. CNQ-509 DNA segment above includes these coding regions:
- a CDS encoding glycoside hydrolase family 16 protein; amino-acid sequence: MLVATALAAVLAVPLPGAAGSAPAPGPGGKAEAAPYAVTFEDNFDGPAGSAVNGGKWLIETGDNVNNHERQYYTAGNANAALDGQGNLVITARRENPGNYQCWYGRCEYTSARLNTSGRFTTTYGHVETRMKLPRGQGMWPAFWMLGDDIGQVGWPASGEIDVMENVGFEPGTVHGTLHGPGYSGSGGIGGGYTLPGGQQFANGFHTFAVDWSPDEITWSVDGNVYQRRTPADLGGRQWVFNKPFFLILNLAVGGYWPGDPDGSTSFPQQLVVDYVRVSTSDGGGGNSGTFTGVGGKCLDVAGANPANGTAVQLYDCNGTSAQRWTVGTDGTIRALGKCLDAAAAGTANGTRVQLYDCNGTGAQRWSYNSATRDIVNLPADKCLDAVGGSTANGTPTQLWTCTGAANQKWTLNS